Proteins co-encoded in one Bremerella sp. TYQ1 genomic window:
- a CDS encoding DUF1802 family protein: MSCQLALKEWNVVCEAIRRGQQIVLARKGGISEPEGEFELPKDRFWLYPTHFHEAGAKLNSLGQQLLKEHPEFTQPATSPEVTMSLVCEVTDAVYVEDEAKLAASMFEQILNHEALQMRFHYRSPGIHLLVVRAYEVSTPVTVMPTEAMAGCKSWVELDAPLEMGHYEPIVDEQSFAVRKNLLLSSLRA, from the coding sequence ATGAGTTGTCAACTTGCCCTGAAAGAGTGGAACGTCGTCTGCGAGGCCATCCGTCGTGGTCAACAGATTGTCTTGGCCCGCAAAGGGGGCATTTCGGAACCGGAAGGAGAGTTCGAGCTGCCGAAGGATCGGTTCTGGCTTTATCCGACACACTTCCACGAGGCCGGGGCGAAGCTGAACTCGCTCGGTCAACAGCTTTTGAAAGAGCACCCGGAGTTCACGCAGCCGGCGACTTCCCCCGAGGTGACGATGAGCCTGGTTTGCGAAGTGACCGATGCCGTTTACGTGGAAGACGAAGCGAAGCTGGCGGCGTCGATGTTCGAGCAGATCTTAAACCACGAAGCGCTGCAGATGCGGTTTCATTATCGCAGCCCGGGCATCCACCTTTTAGTGGTACGAGCGTATGAGGTTTCCACGCCGGTAACGGTTATGCCGACCGAAGCGATGGCCGGCTGCAAGAGTTGGGTCGAGCTTGATGCCCCGCTGGAAATGGGCCACTACGAACCGATCGTAGACGAGCAATCGTTTGCGGTCCGAAAAAATTTGCTACTTTCCTCGCTGAGGGCGTGA
- a CDS encoding PSD1 and planctomycete cytochrome C domain-containing protein yields the protein MMVPQSVRTAFAASLLLLMLSGSGQAAELEPPTFDAAQLEFFEKDIRPILVQRCYECHGPDSDAPGGGLYLTSRGAILDGGDSGEAIVVGKPDESLLIESIHYDGIYQMPPKSKMPADEIAKLERWVKLGAPWPAGEESNTPKKEVFDIEQRKAKHWAWQPVQRPELPAVKNEVWPQDPLDRFILAKLEEAKLAPNSPAEKTTLLRRVYFDLIGLPPQPDEVKAFLADSSPDALAKVVDRLLASPRYGEHWGRHWLDLVRYAESRGHEFDYDIPNAYEYRDYVIRSLNEDIPYNQLVIEHVAGDLLKEPRRNKEAGYNESVLGTGFWHLGDWVHSPVDIRKDETDRFDNMLDVMNKAFLGLTVTCARCHDHKFDAISQADYYAQMGFLQSSAYRQVRFETAEHNQQIAQALESLREEFQNKAVQAYQQSIDQAAERWKKELQTPESAWNVALAKAVQDGKHPLHFWAKYLAASAEQQPSVLAAAKNVMDKQQADAAAYRGQIVHDFARLVPNQWRTDGVAFGSQPRAAGEFVWDVSSPPSLRGVRTDGAAVYDTRWSGLKIAKGVQDDFGKTRNWNRAGRTLKTRTFDLSDGRIHYLVKGSGRAFAVVDSHRLVQGPLHGATVKEWKSNDAGQIRWITHDLRDYQGHAVHVELTPIDNQPMEILQIAEGETHPPLPAPQVASAASLQPSENAIGSLVEALKQAPHSADGAPLADWLVRHWDKLMPEKANPFDALAQQYREQSDAIMANAKWASRTAPGMWDNSAESEYLLIRGNTLNPADQVERQLLTAIQAESQSYDAHGSGRLELAHQMMHPDNPFASRVAVNRIWHYLMGRGIVRSVDNFGVLGEQPTHPELLDYLASEFVADGWSLKRMIRRVVLSQTYQMSSVQAGAAEEQDPKNDLFHRTEVKRLTGEAIRDSLLSVSGKLDEKMYGRSVPVHLTSFMQGRGRPSKSGPVDGQGRRSVYLEIRRNFLSPMMLAFDTPQPITTIGRRNQSNVPAQSLILLNDPMVIEQCEHWAKKAIAETPDDAHLRIERMIQEAFSRPPTEAEQALALQFLDSHAKTLGVDPNQTLASVELWRDLAHVLVNAKPFIFVR from the coding sequence ATGATGGTGCCACAATCCGTAAGGACTGCGTTCGCCGCGTCGCTACTGCTGCTTATGTTGTCTGGCAGTGGGCAAGCTGCGGAATTGGAACCACCCACGTTCGATGCCGCTCAGCTCGAATTCTTCGAGAAGGATATCCGACCTATTCTGGTCCAGCGCTGCTACGAATGCCATGGCCCCGATTCGGATGCCCCTGGCGGCGGGCTCTATCTCACCTCCCGCGGAGCCATCCTCGATGGCGGCGATAGCGGCGAAGCCATTGTTGTCGGCAAGCCGGATGAAAGCTTGCTGATCGAATCGATTCATTACGACGGCATCTACCAAATGCCTCCCAAGTCGAAGATGCCTGCCGACGAAATCGCCAAGCTCGAGCGTTGGGTCAAGTTGGGCGCACCCTGGCCGGCCGGCGAGGAAAGCAATACGCCCAAGAAAGAAGTCTTCGACATCGAGCAGCGCAAAGCAAAGCACTGGGCCTGGCAGCCGGTTCAGCGGCCAGAACTGCCAGCGGTGAAAAACGAGGTCTGGCCTCAAGACCCACTCGATCGTTTTATCTTGGCCAAGCTCGAAGAAGCGAAACTCGCTCCCAACTCTCCTGCAGAAAAGACAACCCTCTTGCGCCGTGTCTACTTCGATCTGATCGGCTTGCCGCCGCAGCCGGACGAAGTGAAAGCGTTCCTCGCCGATTCGTCGCCTGACGCGTTGGCCAAAGTGGTCGATCGCCTGCTCGCTTCCCCTCGCTATGGCGAACATTGGGGACGTCATTGGCTCGACCTCGTGCGTTATGCCGAATCGCGAGGACACGAGTTCGACTACGACATTCCCAACGCCTACGAATATCGCGACTACGTTATTCGTTCGTTGAACGAGGACATCCCGTACAACCAGTTGGTGATCGAGCATGTCGCTGGCGACTTATTGAAGGAGCCCCGTCGCAACAAAGAAGCGGGCTACAACGAGTCGGTCCTTGGCACCGGGTTTTGGCATCTGGGAGATTGGGTTCACTCGCCGGTCGATATCCGCAAGGACGAAACCGACCGCTTCGACAACATGCTCGATGTGATGAACAAAGCGTTTCTCGGGCTGACAGTCACATGTGCGCGTTGTCACGATCATAAGTTCGACGCCATTTCTCAGGCCGACTACTATGCCCAAATGGGTTTCCTTCAAAGCTCTGCCTATCGCCAGGTTCGCTTTGAAACGGCCGAGCACAATCAGCAAATCGCTCAGGCTCTCGAGTCGCTTCGCGAAGAGTTCCAAAACAAAGCAGTACAAGCCTATCAGCAAAGTATCGACCAAGCGGCTGAGCGCTGGAAGAAAGAACTGCAAACGCCTGAGTCGGCTTGGAATGTCGCACTCGCGAAAGCAGTTCAGGACGGAAAACATCCGCTCCACTTCTGGGCCAAGTATCTTGCTGCCTCTGCCGAACAACAGCCAAGTGTTTTGGCCGCAGCCAAGAACGTAATGGACAAGCAGCAAGCCGACGCCGCTGCTTACCGGGGGCAGATCGTTCACGACTTTGCCCGACTTGTCCCCAATCAGTGGCGAACCGACGGCGTCGCCTTCGGTAGCCAGCCTCGTGCCGCCGGCGAATTTGTCTGGGACGTATCATCACCTCCGTCACTGCGAGGCGTTCGTACCGACGGCGCGGCCGTTTACGACACGCGTTGGAGCGGACTGAAAATCGCGAAGGGTGTTCAGGATGACTTCGGTAAGACACGAAATTGGAATCGCGCCGGGCGAACGCTGAAGACACGTACGTTTGATTTAAGCGATGGCCGGATTCATTATCTCGTCAAAGGGAGCGGCAGGGCTTTTGCGGTGGTCGACTCTCATCGTCTCGTACAAGGCCCGCTGCATGGAGCGACTGTGAAGGAATGGAAGTCGAACGACGCCGGTCAGATTCGTTGGATCACGCACGACCTTCGCGACTACCAAGGGCACGCCGTCCATGTCGAGCTGACACCGATCGATAACCAGCCGATGGAAATCTTGCAGATTGCCGAAGGGGAAACGCACCCTCCACTGCCAGCACCGCAAGTTGCGTCGGCCGCTTCGCTACAGCCGTCGGAAAATGCCATTGGTTCGTTGGTCGAGGCATTGAAACAAGCTCCGCATTCTGCCGACGGCGCCCCGCTGGCCGATTGGCTGGTGCGTCATTGGGACAAGCTGATGCCAGAGAAAGCGAACCCATTCGATGCGTTGGCCCAGCAGTACCGAGAACAATCGGACGCGATCATGGCCAATGCCAAGTGGGCGTCCCGCACGGCGCCTGGGATGTGGGATAACTCAGCCGAGAGCGAATATCTGCTGATCCGAGGGAACACGCTCAACCCGGCCGATCAGGTCGAACGGCAGCTGCTCACCGCCATTCAAGCGGAGTCTCAGTCGTACGACGCTCATGGGAGTGGTCGCTTGGAACTCGCCCACCAGATGATGCATCCCGACAATCCGTTTGCCTCGCGTGTGGCGGTCAATCGAATCTGGCACTACCTAATGGGACGCGGGATCGTTCGCTCGGTCGATAACTTCGGCGTGCTGGGCGAGCAGCCGACGCATCCGGAATTGCTTGATTATCTGGCGAGTGAATTCGTCGCCGATGGTTGGTCGTTGAAACGAATGATTCGTCGGGTCGTGTTGTCGCAGACCTATCAAATGTCGTCCGTGCAAGCGGGCGCCGCGGAAGAGCAAGATCCGAAAAACGATCTGTTTCATCGTACGGAAGTAAAGCGTCTGACCGGCGAAGCGATTCGCGACAGTTTGCTTTCTGTCAGCGGGAAGCTCGACGAAAAGATGTATGGCCGCAGTGTTCCTGTCCATCTGACATCGTTCATGCAAGGACGAGGCCGACCCAGCAAGAGCGGTCCCGTCGACGGCCAAGGTCGCCGCAGCGTGTATCTTGAGATTCGGCGGAACTTCCTCTCTCCGATGATGCTGGCCTTCGACACGCCGCAGCCGATCACGACGATCGGTCGTCGGAACCAATCGAACGTGCCGGCCCAGTCGTTGATATTGCTGAACGACCCCATGGTGATCGAGCAGTGCGAGCATTGGGCGAAAAAGGCCATCGCCGAAACGCCCGACGATGCCCACTTGCGGATCGAGCGAATGATTCAGGAAGCGTTTTCGCGGCCACCGACCGAGGCGGAGCAAGCGTTGGCGCTACAGTTTCTTGATTCGCATGCGAAGACACTAGGCGTCGATCCGAATCAGACGCTGGCATCGGTCGAGCTGTGGCGTGACCTGGCCCATGTGTTGGTCAACGCGAAGCCATTCATTTTTGTTCGTTAG
- a CDS encoding DUF1501 domain-containing protein has protein sequence MSRRQLLSSAACGFGSLALNWMLHRDATASERLGLLGSPHAAPKVKSVIFLYMDGGPSQVDTFDPKPLLKKYDGKPFPAKTEPTQFNNLGGTLASPWKFQKHGQSGIEVSELFPNVAKHVDDLAVIRSMTSNFSEHTNANYFLHTGSGLQGRPSMGAWTTYGLGSENDNLPGFVVLNGGLIPPGGLDNFNSGFLPAAFQGSIFAANDPPVANIKSRDKSPAAQRSKLDLLEKLDQLTLNQVGVNDQMESAIANYELAFRMQSAVPNLMDLADETPKTLEEYGLNHSYDKTQIFGRMCLLSRRLVERGVRFVELTVPNVGHDRWDQHSNLKDGHEKNSLAVDQPIAALLADLKRRGMLDSTLVVWGGEFGRTPFAQGKNGRDHNPFGFTMWMAGGGVKGGTVYGSTDEFGYKVQENRVEIHDLHATILHLLGVDHERLTFRFSGRDMRLTDVHGHILHDILT, from the coding sequence ATGAGTCGTCGGCAGCTGCTTTCCAGCGCCGCGTGCGGTTTCGGTTCGTTGGCACTCAACTGGATGCTGCATCGTGACGCGACCGCAAGTGAACGCTTGGGACTGTTAGGGTCACCCCATGCTGCTCCGAAAGTGAAGAGCGTCATCTTCTTGTACATGGATGGCGGTCCTTCGCAAGTCGATACGTTCGATCCGAAACCGCTGCTGAAGAAGTACGACGGTAAGCCCTTTCCGGCTAAGACCGAGCCGACGCAGTTCAACAATTTGGGTGGAACGCTGGCGAGCCCCTGGAAGTTTCAAAAGCATGGGCAAAGTGGGATCGAAGTCAGCGAGCTGTTTCCGAATGTGGCCAAACATGTCGACGACTTGGCCGTGATACGTTCGATGACGTCGAACTTCTCGGAACATACCAACGCCAACTATTTCCTGCACACCGGCAGTGGATTGCAGGGGCGCCCCAGCATGGGAGCGTGGACGACATACGGCTTAGGCAGCGAGAACGATAACCTGCCGGGCTTTGTGGTGCTCAACGGTGGTTTGATTCCGCCTGGCGGGCTCGATAACTTCAACAGCGGATTCCTGCCGGCCGCATTCCAAGGTTCGATCTTCGCCGCGAACGATCCGCCGGTGGCGAACATCAAGTCGCGCGATAAAAGCCCTGCGGCGCAGCGTAGCAAATTGGATTTGCTGGAGAAGCTCGATCAGCTGACGCTTAATCAGGTCGGCGTCAACGACCAGATGGAGTCGGCGATTGCGAACTATGAACTTGCATTCCGGATGCAGTCGGCCGTGCCGAATCTTATGGACCTCGCTGACGAAACGCCGAAGACGTTGGAAGAGTATGGCTTGAATCATTCGTACGACAAGACCCAGATCTTCGGCCGGATGTGTTTGCTCTCGCGACGTCTCGTCGAGCGAGGCGTTCGCTTTGTCGAACTGACGGTCCCGAACGTGGGACACGATCGTTGGGATCAGCACAGCAATCTGAAAGATGGTCACGAGAAGAATAGCCTGGCCGTCGATCAGCCGATTGCCGCGCTCCTGGCCGACTTGAAACGCCGCGGGATGTTGGACTCGACGTTGGTTGTCTGGGGAGGCGAATTCGGAAGGACTCCCTTCGCCCAAGGAAAGAACGGCCGCGACCATAATCCGTTCGGTTTCACCATGTGGATGGCCGGCGGCGGCGTGAAGGGGGGAACCGTTTACGGCAGCACCGACGAGTTCGGGTACAAAGTGCAAGAGAACCGCGTCGAGATCCATGATCTTCATGCCACGATTTTGCATCTGCTGGGAGTCGACCATGAACGGCTCACGTTCCGTTTTAGCGGCCGAGACATGCGACTTACGGACGTTCATGGGCATATCTTGCACGATATCCTCACGTAG